TTTGGCAAAATCGAGGAGCGCTCTCTGCCGAGAGCAAGGTTTCAATGTCCGGATCGTTGTAGAGCTGTTGCTCGAACTCGGACACCGGGGTTTTGCCAGAGGCGAAGTCGCTCAATCGTTGCAGGGCTTCAGTTGATGGAGGCATTCTCGAAGGCTTCTAGATTGGCAAGCGCCGCGAACGAGCGGTCTCGCGGGACCCGTGGCAACTGGCTGAATGATGGCATGTGGCCGAATTCAGCCGCGCAGCTGCAACGCCCAAAATATGGCCAACATCCAGTTTTTTCCGATCGCTATCCTGCGCGGCATCGGCAGGCGCGATTCAGTTAATGATCTCTCCCATGCCTGCGCGTACGCGCTCCTTCAACTGCAGGATGTATTCCGCGTCAAAGAGTTCCCAGGTCTCCAGTTCGCCGACGATACGAAGCGGCTCCCGGCTGCGGTAGGAGCGTGTGGGATTGCCCGGAAACTTCTTGTCGGTGACGTTGGGGTCGTCCTCGAAGGCGCCTGTCGGTTCGACGATGTAGACGCGGCGACGACCGTCGCCCTTCGCCATTTCGGCAGCCAGCCCGGCGCCTTTGGGCCAGGCGGTGAAGTAGATGTGG
This genomic window from Variovorax sp. V93 contains:
- the arr gene encoding NAD(+)--rifampin ADP-ribosyltransferase, encoding MAVLDTGPYFHGTRADLQVGDLLTAGFRSNYDGDVVMNHIYFTAWPKGAGLAAEMAKGDGRRRVYIVEPTGAFEDDPNVTDKKFPGNPTRSYRSREPLRIVGELETWELFDAEYILQLKERVRAGMGEIIN